The following is a genomic window from Primulina huaijiensis isolate GDHJ02 unplaced genomic scaffold, ASM1229523v2 scaffold28411_ERROPOS180412, whole genome shotgun sequence.
AAGTTACAGAAGGTTTACAAGAGCTTCCGCACGAGAAGAAAGTTGGCAGATtgtgcagttcttgtggagcaAAGTTGGTGGAAGGTATTAGATTTTGCAGAACTTAAGCACAGTTCGGTTTCTTTCTTTGATCTTGAGAAACATGAGACTGCTATTTCACGGTGGTCAAGAGCAAGAACAAGGGCTGCCAAGGTAAGCTTCGATGAAAACATAAGCGTCAACAAagtatatttttctaatttcaatcgataaactTAAGCAATTTATCTTACTGATTCCAGGTTGGAAAAGGCTTGTCAAAGAATGGGAAAGCTCAGAAACTTGCTTTACAGCATTGGCTTGAAGCTGTAAGTGAATCATTGTTCTCCTCTGCCTTTTAAAATCTTAAAGTAAACTAAAATATTTGCTGATTTAACTGAATTGGTATCGAGCAGATTGATCCAAGGCACCGCTATGGGCACAATCTACATTTTTATTATGTGAAGTGGTTGAATTCTCAAAGCAAAGAGCCTTTCTTCTACTGGtagttatattttaaacttCCAGAAACTATTATTCAAGAGGCTGGCCTTCAATGTTCTTGGATATATTGTGTAAACCATTTAAGTTCTTCAGGCTAGACATTGGAGAAGGAAAGGAGCTCAATCTTATCGAGAAGTGCCCTCGGTCAAAGCTTCAGCAACAGTGTATTAAGTATCTTGGTCCGGTGAGTCCTTAAtcttcttaaattttttaattttgacagAGCATCCTGTGTTGAACTTTTAAACAGTAGTAGAAAGCTAGCGAAATAGACGCAACACAGCACGGAATTTACATAAGTTGGTTCTCAACAGATATATCTATGATGCATTGCTCAGAGATATAAAACTCTATTAATTTCTCTTAATTTAGAAAACAATGATCACCTTTTGTAAGGGCATGAAATTTTGTGATACTGTGTCCAAAAAGTTCTAAGAGTGTCCTTGCTGAGTAGCTGAGCATTATGTAGTTGGAAAAACATCCAGGAATTTTATATCAGCAAACCCATTTTGTTTAATCCGCTCAATTGAGGAGTTGGGAAATCAATCTTCAGGTAAAATTTATAACACTCAATGAGAAAAAACTAATCTATGGGTTGTCCGAGCTGGAGAATACCTGAATCGAAAGAAATTAAGAATATGAACAAATTGGTTGAGACAAGAAAATGGTAGAACGACTTAGTACTCGACTCACGTGACGTGTGTAATCTACAATGTTTGTGGTTAGTTAGGAAACAGATTCaaatctaaataattattttgcagaTTAGGGAAACCTAGATTTTATTAATAGATTTTCTCCCTTAAATATGGAATTTTCTTAGTTGTTCATATGGTCAAGAGCTATGTTCTCTAAATTGTAATAGTTCCATTAAAGACTAGCATGAGACAACCATTTGATTATTGTTTCTGCTggcaaataaatttataattgaaatattttttgtggTTTTTAAAGATCAGAATACATGTAACGATAATGTTGTTAATCTTATGCTGCAGATGGAAAGAAAGGCTTATGAAGTTGCAGTGGAGGATGGATGTCTCTTACATAGGGAAACCAAAGAGCTTCTTGATACCACTCGAGAATCAACTGGTGCAAAGTGGATATTTTTGCTCAGCACCTCGAGGATCTTATATGTAGGGAAGAAAAAGAAGGGCTCATTTCAGCACTCGAGTTTCTTGGCTGGAGGAGCTACATTGGCAGCTGGGAGAATAGTTGCTGAAAGAGGCATCTTAAAGGTACCTTTGCATCATGTAACCTTCATGAATAACAACAATTCTCGTTTTCCAGTTTTTAATTGTTGTATGTTTATTAATTACAATGTTTTTTCATCGTATTTCGACAGGCCATCTGGCCCCACAGTGGTCATTATCGTCCAACCCCCGAAAATTTCCTTGACTTCATATCATTTCTCAGGGAGAGCAACGTTGATCTCACTGATGTTAAGGTAAAATCTTACCTTGTTTGTTTCTGGTTCCATGATTGGAAATCATAATCCTGTATATAATCTTAATATCATGATATGCAGCTTGATTCTACAGATGACGAGGAAGAAGATTCTGTAGGAAAGAAGGGAGATGTATTAGACGTAAAAAGTCACTCTTCTGAAGATGACTTGGATGAACCAGAACATATGAAATGCTCTAGTTACAAGAATATTTCAAGTGAAAAGGAGATAACTAGTACATCTCGTGCCTTGATTAGGAAACCGACCATTCTTTTGATCCCAAACAAACACGTCTTGATAGAGACTTTCAAGAGAAATACCGAAACCACCCAGTCAAGTACTGGTAATTTTCAACTAGAATCACCTATTGATGGAAATAAAGAATCAGAAGAGCAATTCAACAGCAATCTTGAAAAGGCTGACGCATCAGAAGATCATCATCTAGCAAAAGAAGGGGTCGTTCCCCAGCAAATCATTTCGCAAAGAATAAACTCACACAGAGAAGCAAAGTCCTACCAACTGGGGAAGCAATTATCTTGCAAGTGGAGTACCGGAGCTGGACCTAGAATCGGATGCTTGAGAGACTACCCATCCGAGCTCCAATCTCATGCTTTAGAGCATGTAAATTTGTCCCCAAGAGGTGAACGAAGCCTAAGATTTGACTTATGGTCGAGGGCATCTACACCAACATGTAGCATTCTTTCTCGTAGTGAAAACCATTGTTTGAGCACACAGTCCTTACCTGTAAAGGGTCCTGCTGACTCTAGTTGCTAAACCGTATATGGTAGTGTGGTTCAGGAAAAATTCAGTTTCCCATAGTATTTTTCATTGTGAAATTATTGCCCCCACACACCCAAAAGTTATAGAGCTTATTCTTTGGTTCATTCATTCTTTCTTTTCTATTTGTTCATAGAAAAGATTGTTTAGGAATGCCGAGCGTATTCTTGTATTTAACCATGCAGTATATAACTCCTAACTTGTCCAGAAGCAAGGTGAAGATGACTACTAAAGTTTTATGGGTTATCATAGCCACTGTAATGTAACGGAAAGAtgcattttatgttttgaagatAGTTTTCGTGCTACATTTTGTAGGGAAAATcagttttataatttttcaagAATAATTTGAGCTGGATTTTGTCAGTTGAATATCAAATATTTCGGTTAAACGCAATTCATGTCAGGAGTGGATTATCATAGGATAAAAGTTGTCACTCGAATATATCTGATGAAGGAAAAATCAACATCCAAATTTAACTGTTTGAAAGTGTTGAAACATGTACTTCATAAATGAGTATGGAAAATTTATAATCTTCTTGAAACCAACTTATTTGAGCCATATATGGATGTATTGGTTCGACCACATAGGGCACCCCCCCATGTCTTTGGTTTTATGTATAGTGGGTTAGATCCTCCATCAAAACACCACATGTGCGTTGCCCTCTTTTTAATCGAGCTAGGATAGAGGCCAGTGATGGACAATAACTCAGCTGTGAACGCAATATACAACTCTTTGTTGTATTGCATTCTCTCCATCTTTGCTTACCTCAGACAAGTTTACGTTAAATAACTCCggtatgaaaattaaaataaaaaactaaaaattatgtagaaataatattttgaattctCCCATCTTGTCCTCGTTAGTTTACAACAATAATtacatattttaaaagtttgtaTGGTCTCATCATGTCCAAAAGAATTCACTACAATGGTTAATCATCAGTCATCACCAATACAATTGATGAGAACTTATTGAGCATCATGTGCTAAATCTTAGAattgatttcaagaaaatttgtTGTCTACAATATTGTATGCATTTTATGGTCCGTAAAGATGAAGTTTCAAGCATATTCAAGCCATTCAAGAGGTTGAAAGATTATGCTTAAGTAAAGAATGTCGATGAAAAGTGATTTATTTCAAGATTGAAGGTGTACAAAGTTTCAAAGTCATACAAGATTCACTAAGCATTGAAAAAAGTCAAATTACAAGATTGAAgagcaaaaaaatttaaagatgcaTTAAATAGGTTGGTGTGATTCAAGTGTTAGAAGATGTTAAAACAATGAAGAATATGGTTCATGTTGTGAGTTTCACCAAGTCCATGTTATCGAAGTCGTTTCGGAGCCGTCCAACCCTATATGAACTCTAGAGGATCTAGAAGAGGAAGGCACAATTTAATTTCTGGGATTTTTATTATCGAGTTTAGGtgttattttcgtttttttacttatttttatttaggtGTTTCAAATTGTCAAAAATCCAAGTATGTTTGGATTTTTTCTTCATTTAGGATTCCTAGATGCTatctagatttttttttctagattttaTGAGTTTTATTATCTTTATAATTCTACTTGTTTTACAAACTCATATGTATTAAAAATATGGTTTCTGTGGCACCCAACTCGGGATTTAGCCCTCGAGGAATGCCACAATCCCTAAAAGCATCTCGTGTGGAAATTATTTCTCCTTCGAAGACctaaaaaaaaacttctaaACTTTATTAGCAGGATGAATAGTACAAAGTACTAGTTGATGCGACTTTGATTTTTACACTctcaagagcaggttgtccacaagtagtataattcggtaaGTCCGAATATTGTATCCACATGGAAGCTAaagtaattacaagtccactaccatgtctttttttttgtttttttttccttttaattgtttgaatctttaattggtaatttttaattgttcaaattttaatttaagtagttgagattagatgatccactctttgtattttaataaagttaacattaatgaacatttttTAAATCCACTtattaaaatggttccaatatattaaataatcatatttNgcaacaataaatcaaaactctcattaataagtagggtataaaatgcttaaagaaataaatataacataaacaataaataatgattgaaTAATATAAAActtagattattaccttttaataaccttattatcataccaaaaGTTTCACATTTTCATCTCAATTTTGGGAAGTTAgttactcattattcaaagtataaaactttgaatatgaaattaacatgctaattatatttaaataaataaaaacaaatagaaaaatattatgaactcaaaggtttgttcatagaatgagagatatctcaatacattactaTGCACCCTATTTacagccaaatttggggagacaaccataaataaaatatttttttttacacataagtcttcattggtgttccaagaaattatgtcttcatacacatcacttttgaaaatctttccatccgaattttcttttccacataaaacaaaacatatagataattgagttatttgaattgtggtatttttctttttaccatttgaccaagtaatttgaaaGATATGATCAAAAcgctagagcatggtaaaactatcactcctttggtaactttatttgttgcttaatttgatcccaattgtgagaggatttttatctcatgcttgtcactaatattgtagatattaacatcaactttctacaagtccaagaatcatcttaatcccatttgcaacgccaatgttattcttgttttatcgaatctgcaaaaatagtaaaaacttataattacacaacaacttatattttatacaattaatataaaacatataatatttaaacatttaataaaacaaaaattataaatttatattataaaacatttaattaatgtacaattttttatgtttatcactagTAAATTACGATATCGGCATGATTGAGGATTTATTATGATAAAAGGAGTAGTCATCGAAGTAGTGCATCAACAAGATTAAGAGACACCataagaaatcaataaaacatgACGAATATCATTTAAGAatttatcatatcataatttgcAGGCCAAATGTCAAGATTATAGGAAGAacggtaaaaaaaaaactcctcATCTTAGTGACTTATTGAAAcatctactacttaaaatattattagaattttttttttggaaactaATTTTCGAAAGTTACATTTAAgcgcatgcatgcaataacagCTACCaatcacacattttaaaataaaagtatccAACTACTGGtaaaaatactgcagtttaaaaaaatgtcaaatcatcaaatcctagGCTGCCGTTTAAAATGATTCAAATATGAAACATGCCAAGTCATGTCAAACCATCACTATAAAAAGCTAAAGTGTATAAAATATCCATGTTTACTTCTAACTCATAAacataatgtgcggaaaaaGTATGGTCCTCGCgttagcgtgcgcacatccagctccgcctactcagtcttcggcgccTTCAGTCTCCTCATCAATATGCTTACCTGCAttattcacacctagtgagtctaaagactcaacacacctgaatcgttacaacaagtacatatacataacatacaacagtgaaaagtactgtaattaacttacatttcatgatcttaaaaacatgaatttaaacatAGCGTGACATAGCATATCATGcccataacatatctcatcaatatcagcatatacgtgttcattttatttaattgaattcacaTCAtcagttgtgactttcgtatcagctttaatcgattgatccatctacgtataaccgcggtacccggcggcggggacatctgggggtgttcaaacttcggataaaaccgaaaaatcaAAAATCCAAACCGAAACAACCGAACACCGAACCAAACCGAaagccgaattttgtaattcggatataaatgttaaaaccgaagtttatttggttcgattttggattatatatgtcaaaatcgaacaaaccgaaaaaaccgaaatttcattaaattaataaaaaaatttatattgttatttatattatatattttgatatgatatttagtgaatgaataacaattttgaacaatttttagttgattttgtttgtttaattaatttaaactttatatttaaatattttactgagaaaacatgtagaaagttaacatattatattttacaatatatttatattattaatttaaataattatatcaaaatcgaattaaccgaaccgaaccgaaataaaatggttcggatatcggattatatatttctaaaatcgaaaaccgaaataaaaaacagaaaatcgaaccgaaccgaccgatgaacacccctagtgacatcagcgacagttttacccctccactgagctttggccttatatgttcatgttcatatttgtgttcgtattagtcacaaccaactctcttccttcaaaacatatcatcatattcatcgtttataaaaattatgcatatatataaattttcttaaaatcaagcatgcaacgtattttcataTTAGCCTTAGTGTCGACTGTACTGTCAGGGTAGAAAGTCTAGTGGCATCGTTCCTGGCATACACtgcaagatcaaacctctgaatctccaCCTGCAATGAACTATGTACCGATAACTGAGCAATCACTGCATTCTTCCTGCTCAGGACatctgcaaccacattagccttacctggatggtagctaatgtcgcaatcata
Proteins encoded in this region:
- the LOC140967828 gene encoding IQ domain-containing protein IQM2-like produces the protein MGVSWSCPLAIYCDLENGIQSVIGKLSFKNMSKSTQTMIYTKVPGDDIDLCRKNSSIEDPSSPTHDAAVKLQKVYKSFRTRRKLADCAVLVEQSWWKVLDFAELKHSSVSFFDLEKHETAISRWSRARTRAAKVGKGLSKNGKAQKLALQHWLEAIDPRHRYGHNLHFYYVKWLNSQSKEPFFYWLDIGEGKELNLIEKCPRSKLQQQCIKYLGPMERKAYEVAVEDGCLLHRETKELLDTTRESTGAKWIFLLSTSRILYVGKKKKGSFQHSSFLAGGATLAAGRIVAERGILKAIWPHSGHYRPTPENFLDFISFLRESNVDLTDVKLDSTDDEEEDSVGKKGDVLDVKSHSSEDDLDEPEHMKCSSYKNISSEKEITSTSRALIRKPTILLIPNKHVLIETFKRNTETTQSSTGNFQLESPIDGNKESEEQFNSNLEKADASEDHHLAKEGVVPQQIISQRINSHREAKSYQLGKQLSCKWSTGAGPRIGCLRDYPSELQSHALEHVNLSPRGERSLRFDLWSRASTPTCSILSRSENHCLSTQSLPVKGPADSSC